In a single window of the Nicotiana tomentosiformis chromosome 10, ASM39032v3, whole genome shotgun sequence genome:
- the LOC104102598 gene encoding uncharacterized protein, which translates to MDWAFVHKIWEKWISSNVGSGQPLKAALLLNYDPNGPSRLISTIAEQEGIKGDPTEMCELVSFVKRNKLQTESFFIGQNQYLVTTIHESWFSARCMSTSKPAGEGAILMHTGAFLLIGLYDGSIGSACRAMVALDQFAWQLSRRNH; encoded by the exons ATGGACTGGGCATTTGTGCATAAAATTTGGGAGAAATGGATTTCGAGCAATGTTGGTTCAG GTCAACCATTAAAGGCTGCTTTGCTGTTAAACTACGACCCCAATGGCCCTTCTCGTCTGATATCTACCAT TGCAGAGCAAGAGGGCATAAAGGGAGATCCAACTGAAATGTGTGAACTTGTCAGTTTCGTCAAGAGAAACAAACTGCAGACTGAGAGCTTCTTCATTGGACAGAATCAAT ATCTTGTAACGACAATTCATGAGAGTTGGTTCAGTGCAAGATGCATGAGTACTTCAAAACCTGCTGGTGAAGGTGCTATTCTGATGCACACTGGAGCGTTCCTCTTgattggatt ATATGATGGCTCGATTGGTTCAGCATGCCGTGCAATGGTAGCTCTCGATCAGTTTGCGTGGCAACTTAGTCGAAGAAATCATTGA
- the LOC104115050 gene encoding uncharacterized protein, translating into MMKDLMSWKFEFQDLETVTLTQTCSVVMTRPISIKLSDLGSFITLCTIDSYAFAKALCDLGASINLMPLSIYKSLGIGRARPTSMLLHLVDRTMKRPSGILNDVLVQVGNFVFPLDFVNLDFQVDEEISIILGRPFLATRRALIDCEIGEL; encoded by the coding sequence atgatgaaggatttgATGTCTTGGAAGTTCGAATTTCAAGACTTGGAAACTGTGACACTGACTCAGACCTGCAGTGTTGTCATGACAAGACCTATATCTATAAAGTTATCTGACCTAGGGAGTTTCATAACTCTGTGCACCATAGACAGCTATGCTTTTGCcaaagcattgtgtgatttgggggcaagcataaacttgatgccatTGTCTATCTATAAAAGCTTAGGCATTGGAAGGGCAAGACCAACATCCATGTTACTACATTTAGTCGACCGAACGATGAAAAGGCCATCAGGTATACTTAATGATGTACTTGTGCAGGTTGGAAATTTTGTGTTTCCATTAGATTTTGTTAATCTAGACTTCCAGGTCGATGAAGAGATttccataattttgggaaggccattcttggccACAAGGAGAGCTTTGATTGATTGTGAAATTGGGGAGCTATAG